From Halobacteriovorax sp. GB3, a single genomic window includes:
- a CDS encoding porin, with protein MKVIKKLALLSLVLSTPLTFAASGNIKILGRFDYVSEDRDLANTSEPKHQEFRANNAYVIYSGAANEDLDYYFRFNFTGDGSKDTTQNVNTLMEYAYITYKLNKNVDIMGGRQFFWYGGMEEDYNSANVYHYSLAGNGTTGLTTPFYEMGINVATKFAGQTLYWQVFNADKATTNGNKSQRNLSYGLTYYGNLMDGKIVPIFSYHVLPRALDNGAKETYLVLGGRYNITKTLYLDLDWYSLSGDKTNSGKDVDVTSIIAKTGYHFGKNHVALKVVKDKLENDGTETYSEMAYALSYERTINDNIRWHAAYVMQDRDYSTTSGKKDAEFSKIIIGTKFDVDVL; from the coding sequence ATGAAAGTAATTAAGAAGTTAGCACTTCTATCTCTAGTGCTATCAACACCTTTAACATTTGCTGCAAGCGGAAACATCAAGATCCTAGGTCGTTTTGACTATGTATCAGAAGATAGAGACCTTGCAAACACGTCAGAGCCAAAACACCAAGAGTTTAGAGCAAATAACGCTTATGTGATCTACTCAGGTGCGGCAAATGAAGATCTGGATTACTATTTCAGATTTAACTTCACTGGAGATGGGTCAAAAGACACAACTCAAAACGTAAACACTCTTATGGAGTATGCTTACATCACTTACAAGCTGAATAAGAACGTTGACATTATGGGTGGACGCCAATTCTTCTGGTACGGTGGAATGGAAGAAGATTACAACTCTGCTAACGTTTACCACTACTCACTAGCAGGTAACGGGACAACTGGTCTAACAACTCCTTTCTATGAAATGGGTATTAACGTTGCAACGAAATTTGCAGGACAAACTCTTTACTGGCAAGTTTTCAACGCTGATAAAGCAACGACAAATGGTAACAAGAGCCAAAGAAATCTTTCTTACGGTCTTACGTACTATGGAAACTTAATGGATGGAAAGATTGTTCCAATCTTCTCTTACCACGTTCTTCCAAGAGCTCTTGATAACGGAGCAAAAGAAACTTACCTTGTTCTTGGTGGTCGTTATAACATCACGAAAACTCTTTACCTCGACTTAGACTGGTATTCTCTTTCTGGGGATAAAACAAATTCAGGAAAAGACGTTGATGTAACATCAATCATTGCAAAAACAGGTTATCACTTTGGAAAAAACCACGTTGCTCTTAAAGTTGTTAAAGACAAACTAGAAAACGATGGAACTGAAACATATAGTGAAATGGCCTACGCTCTTTCTTATGAAAGAACTATCAATGATAACATTAGATGGCATGCCGCTTATGTTATGCAAGATAGAGACTACTCTACAACTTCTGGAAAGAAAGATGCTGAGTTCTCAAAAATCATCATTGGTACAAAATTTGATGTGGACGTGCTTTAA
- a CDS encoding endonuclease I family protein: MRKLALLLLVAPTLCLAANDYYPQDFQEKVERNELKDERLINEIHTLLTTQHQRMIDGPDKLGCSRSQKGQCYRQISLGYKGARQMLFGKLHLEQDQNGYFVKDVYCNKVYRSSTPGIGKLGPEKIPNANMLNCEHTWPQSRFPSGDKGMKKADLHHLFPTENRANGIRGNYGFADVENDSHNSSLCAASKQDRKRFFEPPDEHKGNVARALFYFSIRYQTSIDSKQEATMKRWHILDPVDGAERERNEEIYKLQNNRNPFIDYPELVDQISDF, encoded by the coding sequence TTGAGAAAATTAGCACTTCTTCTACTAGTGGCTCCAACACTGTGTTTGGCAGCTAATGACTACTACCCACAAGATTTCCAAGAGAAAGTTGAAAGAAATGAATTAAAAGATGAAAGACTCATCAATGAAATTCATACTCTTCTAACAACTCAGCACCAACGTATGATTGATGGACCAGATAAGTTAGGTTGTAGCCGATCTCAAAAGGGTCAATGCTATCGCCAGATTTCTCTAGGCTATAAAGGTGCGAGACAAATGCTTTTTGGAAAGCTTCACCTTGAACAAGATCAAAATGGTTACTTTGTAAAAGATGTTTACTGCAACAAGGTTTACCGTAGCTCAACTCCTGGAATTGGAAAGCTTGGTCCTGAAAAGATTCCTAATGCCAATATGCTAAACTGTGAACACACTTGGCCTCAGTCACGTTTTCCAAGTGGAGACAAAGGAATGAAGAAGGCCGACCTTCACCACCTCTTTCCAACTGAAAATAGAGCAAATGGAATTAGAGGAAATTATGGTTTTGCCGATGTTGAAAATGATTCACATAACTCAAGTCTTTGTGCGGCTTCAAAACAAGATAGAAAAAGATTTTTTGAACCGCCAGATGAGCACAAAGGAAACGTAGCAAGAGCTCTTTTCTACTTCTCTATTCGCTATCAAACTTCCATTGATAGCAAGCAAGAAGCAACGATGAAAAGATGGCATATTTTAGATCCTGTAGATGGTGCAGAAAGGGAAAGAAATGAAGAAATCTATAAACTTCAAAACAACAGAAACCCTTTCATTGATTACCCAGAACTTGTTGATCAAATCTCAGACTTCTAA
- the rpsU gene encoding 30S ribosomal protein S21 — MSENLIKITIDEKIGAERSLKKFKRLCESFGVIREYRKRQEYKKPSVRNKEKLEAAEKRRKKSNFKYSKKSKI; from the coding sequence ATGTCTGAAAATCTAATCAAAATCACTATTGATGAAAAGATCGGAGCAGAGAGATCTCTAAAGAAATTTAAGAGACTTTGCGAATCTTTCGGTGTTATTCGTGAATACCGTAAAAGACAAGAGTACAAAAAACCTTCTGTGCGTAACAAGGAAAAACTTGAAGCGGCTGAAAAGAGAAGAAAGAAGTCGAACTTCAAGTACTCAAAAAAGTCTAAAATCTAG
- a CDS encoding endonuclease I family protein: MKQLLALILVFTAYTATANNYYPTEFQKALESDTLRGEFLKQSLFDILNTQHQRNGNQPDTLGCDRNRKGSCYRQLSLGYRGARKVLFGKLHLEEDSQGYYVKDVYCNKEFRNNRTKVGPNTIPNSNVLNCEHTWPQSKFTGKFDKGLQKSDLHHLFPSDSKANSIRGNYKFSDVNGTVVSDNCSASRTEGHGGDFEPPTEHKGNVARALFYFSVRYQINIDPKQEETMRRWHILDPVDAAEMERNEEIYGIQNNRNPFIDYPELVEKVNNF; the protein is encoded by the coding sequence GTGAAACAACTATTAGCTTTAATCCTTGTCTTTACCGCTTACACAGCAACTGCAAACAACTACTATCCAACTGAATTTCAAAAAGCGCTTGAAAGCGACACGCTAAGAGGAGAATTCCTCAAGCAATCTCTTTTTGATATCCTAAATACTCAACACCAAAGAAATGGGAATCAGCCAGATACACTAGGTTGTGACAGAAACAGAAAAGGTTCTTGTTACAGACAACTTTCTCTAGGATATAGAGGAGCGAGAAAAGTTCTTTTCGGTAAACTTCACCTAGAAGAAGATTCTCAAGGTTACTACGTTAAAGACGTATACTGTAATAAAGAGTTCAGAAACAATAGAACGAAAGTTGGTCCAAATACTATCCCGAATTCAAATGTTCTTAACTGTGAGCACACATGGCCACAAAGTAAATTCACTGGAAAATTCGATAAGGGCCTTCAAAAGTCTGACCTACACCACCTCTTCCCTTCTGATAGCAAAGCAAATAGCATTAGAGGGAATTACAAGTTCTCTGATGTAAATGGAACTGTTGTTTCTGACAATTGCTCAGCATCAAGAACAGAAGGTCACGGTGGAGATTTTGAACCGCCAACTGAGCACAAAGGAAACGTAGCTAGAGCTCTTTTCTACTTCTCAGTTCGTTACCAAATCAATATCGATCCAAAACAAGAAGAAACAATGAGAAGATGGCACATTCTAGATCCTGTAGATGCTGCTGAAATGGAAAGAAATGAAGAGATTTATGGAATCCAAAATAATAGAAACCCATTCATCGATTACCCAGAGCTAGTAGAAAAAGTAAACAACTTCTAA
- the sucB gene encoding 2-oxoglutarate dehydrogenase, E2 component, dihydrolipoamide succinyltransferase produces the protein MARHEIVMPQMGESITNGTITKWHKQPGDMIEIDEILLEISTDKVESEIPSPFSGKVVEVLYPEGETIDVGVLIAVVDEDANAQVGGSAPAASAPAPAATQAPAATPAAPAAASASREDIVMPQMGESITNGTITKWHKQPGDMIEIDEILLEISTDKVESEIPSPFSGRVEEILFPEGETIDVGIKIASVETEPSSVPFGASASTPAATPAATTSAPAPVAAAPVATETVESGRRFYTPLVKALAKKNNVALSELASLTGTGAGGRVNKADFEKYLATRGSAPVASASTAAPAAAKPAAPVKSSVPAFSSTDRVEIVPMDNMRKAIAKNMIASKMTSPHVNSIDETDMTNIFKFREGFKNEFKKQEGFSLTYTHFILYALVQALKEFPMVNASIDGDNIVYKKDINLGCAVAVPGNGLVVPVIKGADNLNIRGIARKLDELVQKARAKKLTMDDMSGGTYTFTNNGSFGILAATPVILQPQLGIFCVGTMKKRPIVTDDDAIAIRQMMYATHTYDHRLIDGEVGSKFLRHVINTLENTNWAQLF, from the coding sequence ATGGCCAGACACGAAATTGTAATGCCACAAATGGGTGAGTCGATCACAAATGGAACGATCACAAAATGGCATAAACAACCAGGTGACATGATTGAAATTGATGAGATCCTTCTTGAGATCTCTACTGATAAAGTTGAATCTGAGATTCCTTCTCCATTTTCTGGAAAAGTAGTTGAAGTACTCTACCCAGAGGGTGAGACAATTGATGTTGGTGTTCTTATTGCTGTTGTTGATGAAGATGCTAATGCTCAAGTTGGTGGATCAGCTCCTGCTGCTTCTGCTCCAGCTCCTGCAGCGACTCAAGCCCCTGCTGCAACACCTGCAGCCCCTGCGGCAGCGAGTGCTTCAAGAGAAGATATTGTAATGCCACAAATGGGTGAGTCGATCACAAATGGAACGATCACAAAATGGCACAAGCAACCAGGTGACATGATTGAAATTGATGAGATCCTTCTTGAGATCTCTACTGATAAAGTTGAATCTGAAATTCCATCTCCGTTTTCAGGAAGAGTTGAAGAAATTCTTTTCCCAGAAGGTGAGACGATTGATGTTGGAATTAAAATTGCTTCAGTAGAAACTGAACCAAGTAGTGTTCCTTTTGGTGCTTCTGCTTCAACTCCAGCTGCTACTCCTGCTGCAACAACTTCTGCGCCAGCTCCAGTCGCGGCAGCGCCTGTTGCAACTGAAACTGTTGAGTCGGGAAGACGATTCTACACTCCACTAGTTAAAGCTCTTGCTAAGAAAAATAATGTTGCTCTTTCTGAGCTTGCATCTCTTACGGGAACTGGTGCAGGTGGAAGAGTTAATAAAGCTGACTTTGAAAAGTATTTAGCGACAAGAGGAAGCGCACCAGTTGCTTCTGCTTCTACAGCAGCACCTGCGGCAGCAAAACCTGCTGCACCTGTTAAGTCTTCTGTTCCAGCATTCTCTTCAACAGATAGAGTTGAAATTGTTCCTATGGACAATATGAGAAAAGCAATTGCTAAGAACATGATTGCTTCTAAGATGACTTCACCACACGTGAATTCAATCGATGAAACAGATATGACAAATATCTTTAAGTTCAGAGAAGGATTTAAGAACGAGTTTAAAAAGCAAGAGGGATTCTCTCTTACTTATACTCACTTTATTCTTTATGCCCTTGTTCAAGCTCTTAAAGAGTTCCCAATGGTTAACGCTTCAATCGATGGTGATAATATCGTTTACAAGAAAGATATCAACCTTGGTTGTGCTGTAGCTGTTCCTGGAAACGGTCTTGTTGTTCCAGTTATTAAAGGTGCAGATAACCTCAATATTAGAGGGATTGCAAGAAAGCTTGATGAGCTTGTTCAAAAAGCAAGAGCTAAGAAACTTACAATGGACGATATGAGTGGTGGAACATATACATTCACTAACAACGGTTCATTCGGAATTCTTGCTGCGACACCAGTTATTCTTCAACCACAACTTGGTATCTTCTGTGTTGGTACAATGAAGAAGCGTCCAATTGTTACGGATGATGATGCTATTGCAATTCGTCAGATGATGTATGCAACTCACACTTATGATCATAGATTGATTGATGGTGAAGTTGGATCGAAGTTCTTAAGACATGTTATTAACACTCTTGAGAATACAAATTGGGCACAACTCTTCTAG
- a CDS encoding replication-associated recombination protein A yields MVKQQSLFSDLNQEQSPKDQKGRPLAHKARPLSLENYVGQKHIFKRYPFLTDENFPSLILWGPPGTGKTTLAHILANNSKREFYRFNAVLGGVNDLKKLISSALEMKQMLQKEAVIFVDEIHRFNKSQQDALLPYVEAGDFKLIGATTENPRSSVNRALLSRVQSIELKKLTEDDLLNIVTNAAMDFEIHVDKESLLFLADNANGDARNALNLLEIVSHYAGDQEMTLAEVKPLVLENARSYDKNKDRHYDVISAFIKSMRGSDPDAALLWLAVMLDGGEDPVFIARRLIIFASEDVGNADPSALNIATSSLIAVQNIGMPEARINLAQATTYLASTVKSNAAYNGINEALEFVRNTQTIEVPNHLRNFPPKNTRPYQYPHSYPHSFVEQEYAPKGTPQFYRPKEVGVEKNIRERLSKLWNRFTK; encoded by the coding sequence ATGGTCAAGCAACAAAGTTTATTTTCAGATCTAAATCAGGAGCAATCTCCAAAGGATCAAAAAGGAAGACCACTTGCTCATAAAGCTCGACCTCTAAGTCTCGAAAATTACGTAGGTCAAAAGCATATCTTTAAACGATATCCCTTTCTCACAGATGAAAACTTCCCGAGCCTCATTCTTTGGGGGCCCCCAGGAACGGGAAAGACGACCCTTGCTCATATTCTGGCCAATAACTCGAAACGAGAATTTTATCGCTTTAATGCAGTTTTAGGTGGAGTTAACGATTTGAAAAAACTCATTTCAAGTGCTCTTGAAATGAAGCAAATGCTACAAAAAGAAGCTGTTATTTTTGTCGATGAAATCCATCGATTTAATAAGTCTCAACAGGATGCCCTACTTCCCTATGTTGAAGCTGGGGACTTTAAATTAATTGGTGCAACGACAGAAAATCCAAGAAGTTCAGTAAATAGAGCACTCTTAAGTCGAGTTCAATCGATAGAGTTAAAGAAGCTCACTGAAGATGATCTTCTCAATATTGTCACGAATGCTGCCATGGACTTTGAAATTCATGTTGATAAAGAATCTCTCCTATTTTTAGCAGACAATGCTAATGGTGATGCGAGAAATGCACTCAATCTTTTAGAGATCGTTTCACACTATGCAGGTGACCAAGAGATGACTCTCGCTGAAGTAAAGCCACTGGTTCTTGAAAACGCTCGCTCTTACGATAAAAATAAAGACCGCCACTATGATGTAATTTCGGCCTTTATTAAAAGTATGAGAGGAAGTGATCCCGATGCAGCTCTTCTTTGGCTTGCCGTGATGCTTGATGGAGGAGAAGACCCTGTCTTTATTGCCAGACGATTAATCATCTTTGCTTCAGAAGATGTGGGCAACGCTGATCCGAGCGCTTTAAATATCGCAACCTCTTCTCTCATTGCCGTTCAAAATATAGGAATGCCTGAAGCAAGAATCAATCTCGCACAGGCCACCACTTACCTTGCTTCAACTGTAAAAAGTAATGCCGCATACAATGGTATCAATGAGGCCTTAGAATTTGTGAGAAATACACAAACAATAGAAGTTCCAAATCATCTTAGAAATTTTCCACCCAAAAATACTAGGCCCTATCAATACCCTCATAGCTATCCCCATAGCTTTGTTGAACAAGAATATGCTCCTAAAGGTACTCCTCAATTCTATAGGCCAAAAGAGGTTGGCGTAGAAAAAAATATTAGAGAGAGACTTTCAAAACTTTGGAATCGATTTACCAAATAA
- a CDS encoding substrate-binding periplasmic protein, protein MKRLSSIISLFFLMNSYASENIVRLVSLDWEPYVGRSLPDQGFVTKLIKDVYQFNGKDVSISFRPWARALKEARSGDFDGLYPEYLNKDLRKEFIYSDSFMVSPVGFYKLEGSDVFPGKSYESIKAYRIGLVHGYINHPIVDEHKDLRVEYAVDDLQNLSKLCRGRLDLVFIDFKVAKHLLKKNSKQLCSNIIEAAPALEKKKLYIVFSKKVKGHKERRDEFNRFLENYKKKKNRNELVRK, encoded by the coding sequence GTGAAAAGACTATCATCGATTATATCTTTATTTTTTTTAATGAATTCTTATGCTTCTGAGAATATCGTTCGTCTTGTTTCACTCGACTGGGAACCTTATGTAGGGAGAAGTCTTCCTGATCAAGGATTTGTCACAAAGCTTATTAAAGACGTTTATCAGTTCAATGGTAAAGATGTTTCCATTTCATTTCGACCTTGGGCGAGGGCCTTAAAAGAAGCTCGCAGCGGTGATTTTGATGGTCTCTATCCAGAGTATCTGAATAAGGATCTAAGAAAGGAATTTATCTACTCTGATTCGTTTATGGTGAGCCCTGTTGGTTTTTATAAGCTAGAAGGCTCAGATGTTTTTCCAGGTAAATCCTATGAGTCGATTAAAGCCTATCGCATTGGTCTTGTTCACGGATATATTAATCACCCAATAGTTGATGAGCATAAAGATTTGCGTGTGGAATACGCTGTAGATGACTTACAGAATTTAAGTAAACTTTGCCGTGGTCGCTTGGATCTTGTCTTCATTGATTTTAAGGTTGCAAAGCACCTTCTAAAGAAGAATTCTAAGCAACTCTGTTCCAATATCATTGAAGCAGCCCCTGCTTTAGAGAAAAAGAAATTATACATAGTCTTTTCTAAAAAAGTTAAAGGACACAAAGAAAGAAGAGATGAGTTCAATCGATTCTTGGAAAATTATAAAAAAAAGAAAAATAGAAATGAATTAGTTAGAAAATAA